The [Bacillus] selenitireducens MLS10 genome includes a region encoding these proteins:
- a CDS encoding glycoside hydrolase family 32 protein, translating into MTDREKQLLEEAEQARRNHEGSVGADPYRQQFHVGPPVGLINDPNGWIQWRGVYHLFYQWNPFATTHGAKFWGHVSSTDLVTWKEEPVALAPSEWYEKNGCYSGSALDVNGDLTLIYTGNVKDDQGNRSSYQCTAVSKDGITFMKQGPAIDTLPDGYTAHFRDPKVWEEAGVYYLVIGAQTEDEEGCALLYRSDDFRTWEFVGPVAGSNLDPLGDFGYMWECPDLFQLNGTDILIVSPQGLEPDGIHYLNTYQAGWFKGELDRKTGRFNPGAFHELDRGFEFYAPQTTEDEYGRRIMVGWMGVPEQAEDRHPTISHHWIHCLTLPRELRMQDGLLIQKPVKELEKLRAGKGVEHKEVTRSIAPFELEGIRGRTLEIEVRNLQIPGEGYFSMMIHGEGRLTVSHEDGCLVTFERTEIGGVNRERRYGRPRSVETLRVFIDHSSVEVFVNGGEMVFTSRLFPDILNDSITFEGDWHENPDIEAWSLKTPSG; encoded by the coding sequence ATGACAGACAGAGAGAAACAGCTGCTTGAAGAAGCGGAACAGGCACGGAGGAATCACGAAGGAAGTGTCGGGGCGGATCCGTACCGGCAACAGTTCCACGTCGGTCCGCCTGTTGGACTGATCAATGATCCGAATGGCTGGATTCAGTGGCGCGGTGTGTATCATCTCTTTTACCAGTGGAACCCTTTTGCCACGACACACGGGGCGAAATTTTGGGGGCACGTCTCTTCGACGGACCTCGTCACATGGAAAGAAGAGCCGGTGGCCCTGGCGCCGTCCGAGTGGTATGAGAAGAACGGCTGTTATTCAGGCAGTGCCTTGGATGTGAACGGTGATTTGACGCTCATTTATACCGGCAATGTGAAAGACGATCAGGGAAATCGTTCTTCTTATCAGTGCACCGCCGTCTCCAAGGACGGGATCACCTTTATGAAACAGGGGCCGGCGATTGATACGCTGCCTGACGGGTATACAGCTCACTTTCGCGATCCGAAAGTCTGGGAAGAAGCAGGTGTGTATTATCTCGTCATCGGTGCACAGACGGAAGACGAAGAAGGGTGTGCGTTACTGTACCGCTCGGACGACTTCCGGACGTGGGAATTTGTCGGCCCCGTTGCAGGTTCGAACCTCGATCCTCTCGGTGATTTTGGCTATATGTGGGAATGTCCGGATCTCTTTCAGCTCAACGGCACCGACATATTGATCGTGTCGCCACAGGGGCTTGAGCCTGACGGGATTCATTATCTGAACACCTATCAGGCAGGCTGGTTTAAAGGGGAACTCGACCGAAAGACCGGCCGTTTCAACCCGGGTGCCTTTCATGAACTCGATCGCGGCTTTGAATTTTATGCCCCTCAAACAACGGAAGACGAGTATGGCAGAAGGATCATGGTCGGCTGGATGGGTGTGCCTGAACAGGCAGAGGACCGTCACCCGACAATCAGTCATCACTGGATTCACTGTCTGACGCTCCCGAGAGAGCTTAGGATGCAAGATGGACTGCTGATCCAGAAGCCGGTGAAGGAGCTCGAAAAACTGCGTGCCGGCAAAGGGGTTGAACACAAAGAAGTCACTCGTTCCATCGCGCCGTTTGAGCTCGAAGGTATCAGGGGACGAACGCTTGAAATCGAGGTGCGTAATCTGCAGATTCCTGGGGAAGGCTACTTCAGTATGATGATCCACGGAGAGGGGCGTCTTACTGTCAGCCATGAAGACGGTTGCCTTGTCACCTTTGAGCGGACTGAGATCGGCGGAGTGAACAGGGAAAGGCGCTATGGTCGTCCGCGAAGCGTCGAGACGCTTCGTGTGTTCATTGATCATTCATCCGTCGAAGTCTTTGTAAACGGAGGAGAGATGGTCTTCACGTCAAGACTCTTTCCGGATATCTTGAATGATTCCATCACCTTTGAAGGAGACTGGCATGAAAACCCCGATATTGAAGCCTGGTCACTGAAGACGCCGTCCGGTTAA
- a CDS encoding sensor histidine kinase: MFKSLRSKLVVFFVLVTLIPMSVVGFIGYTSQKQELSNQLEDSMISQTANLSAELLNLINERLMDVEMLTRSPVMRSPDSPVLSIREELYNFLSVNNIYYDAIILNQEGTVLIDTENEMTGRNLGDREWFHEVSESGLKQMSDIYYSDAIGRPVLVLGAPVYTHDHELLYYVSPSFDLDVFYERIDDYTTQQRSGGSEGYAFLLREDGMILSHPDQELVMNVNYFEELGVNKDELNDDIHPSGTTLQVNGEVHAFSRTNEIQGFPHRWYVGIAMHEDDLYSSLDHLLIRYVGFFFLVFVILIISVLKLSDYLVKPIRELVDRTKAYAEGDEVKQKKNEAYLEADHLHQAFDDMTERIREREDSHKKSTQVLAATDNGVFAADTTSQTITLANRQFKRLFGFDGQHVDGRSVADLMAESAFFRHFCEQVKLFTGETENQHRDKRQTEISCQDEFGNERIFFLSMTHLTSLNPPERSGEELLVVLQELTENRRMERELIHSEKLGMIGQMAAGLAHEIRNPMTTIKGFMQLLEQRDNGKNKEHYRVVLSEIDRVNDIMNELMNISSPEEVDEQELNETYVGGQIDEILTLHEPDIQERHIEVETFFAEGDEPILTNVHKLKQVLSNVIRNAIEAMPDGGRLILRAHSESMDPAEVVITISDTGDGMDEETAKKAGTPFFTTKEAGHGLGLATSYRIVKELGGSIDIDSIKGKGTSFLIRLPDLS, translated from the coding sequence ATGTTTAAAAGTCTCCGCTCCAAGCTGGTTGTCTTCTTTGTGCTTGTGACGCTCATTCCCATGAGTGTAGTCGGGTTTATCGGCTACACGTCACAAAAGCAGGAACTGTCCAATCAGCTTGAAGATTCCATGATCAGCCAGACGGCGAATTTGTCTGCTGAGCTGCTTAACTTAATAAATGAACGGCTGATGGATGTGGAGATGCTGACAAGGAGTCCGGTGATGAGGAGTCCCGACAGTCCTGTGCTGAGCATTCGTGAAGAGCTGTATAATTTTTTGTCTGTCAATAATATTTATTATGACGCCATTATTCTGAATCAGGAGGGCACGGTTCTCATTGATACGGAGAACGAGATGACCGGGAGGAATCTCGGTGATCGGGAGTGGTTTCATGAGGTCAGTGAATCAGGCCTGAAGCAGATGTCGGATATTTATTATTCAGACGCGATCGGAAGACCGGTGCTCGTTTTGGGAGCGCCGGTTTACACGCATGATCACGAGCTTTTGTATTATGTGTCGCCGTCGTTTGATCTCGATGTGTTCTATGAGCGTATTGATGACTATACGACTCAGCAGCGGTCGGGCGGTTCGGAAGGGTATGCCTTTTTGCTCCGGGAAGACGGAATGATTCTGTCTCATCCGGATCAGGAGCTCGTCATGAACGTCAATTATTTTGAGGAACTCGGTGTGAACAAAGACGAACTGAATGATGACATTCATCCTTCAGGGACGACGCTGCAGGTTAACGGCGAGGTCCACGCGTTCTCGCGAACAAACGAGATTCAGGGTTTTCCGCACCGCTGGTATGTGGGGATTGCCATGCATGAAGATGATCTGTACAGCTCTCTGGATCATCTTCTGATCCGTTACGTCGGTTTCTTTTTTCTGGTTTTTGTGATTTTGATCATCTCGGTCCTGAAGCTGTCTGATTATCTTGTCAAACCGATCCGTGAGCTTGTCGACAGAACGAAAGCCTACGCTGAAGGAGATGAGGTCAAACAAAAGAAAAATGAAGCATACCTGGAAGCAGATCATCTGCATCAGGCGTTTGATGATATGACCGAACGGATCCGGGAGCGCGAAGACAGTCATAAGAAATCGACACAGGTGCTCGCAGCGACGGATAATGGCGTGTTTGCTGCAGATACAACAAGCCAAACGATCACGCTTGCGAACCGGCAGTTTAAGCGTCTGTTCGGCTTTGATGGTCAGCATGTCGACGGACGATCAGTCGCGGACCTTATGGCTGAATCAGCCTTTTTCCGTCATTTCTGTGAACAGGTAAAGCTGTTCACGGGTGAAACGGAGAATCAACACCGGGATAAGCGACAGACTGAGATCAGCTGTCAAGATGAGTTCGGTAATGAGCGGATCTTTTTTCTCAGCATGACGCATCTGACCTCATTGAACCCGCCTGAACGTTCAGGCGAGGAACTGCTTGTCGTGTTGCAGGAACTGACGGAAAACCGCCGGATGGAACGGGAGCTGATTCATTCGGAAAAGCTTGGCATGATCGGCCAAATGGCGGCGGGACTCGCTCATGAAATCCGTAATCCAATGACGACCATTAAAGGGTTTATGCAGCTTCTCGAACAGCGGGATAACGGAAAGAATAAGGAGCATTACCGTGTTGTCCTGAGTGAGATCGACCGCGTCAACGATATCATGAATGAGCTGATGAATATCAGCTCCCCTGAAGAGGTGGATGAACAGGAACTCAATGAGACGTATGTGGGCGGTCAGATAGATGAGATTTTGACGCTGCATGAACCGGATATACAGGAGCGGCACATTGAAGTGGAGACCTTTTTTGCAGAGGGAGACGAACCGATTCTGACGAACGTGCACAAGCTCAAACAGGTGCTGTCCAACGTGATTCGCAATGCGATCGAGGCGATGCCTGATGGCGGACGGCTTATTCTCCGGGCCCACAGTGAATCGATGGATCCGGCGGAAGTGGTGATCACAATCAGTGACACCGGTGATGGCATGGATGAGGAAACGGCCAAAAAAGCCGGAACACCGTTTTTTACGACGAAGGAGGCTGGACACGGACTCGGGCTTGCGACGAGTTACCGGATCGTAAAAGAACTTGGTGGCAGTATCGATATCGATTCCATTAAAGGAAAAGGAACATCCTTTTTGATCCGCCTGCCTGATCTGTCCTGA
- a CDS encoding aminoimidazole riboside kinase — MTKGIISLGEALIDFIPLDDHNESFKKSPGGAPANVAVGVSRLGAVSTFLGKVGDDVLGRFMKETLDGFGVDTTHMSLTKDTRTGVVFVTLGEGGERSFEFYIDPSADRFLTEAEAEQVDYAKHNVIHFGSISMISEPAKSATKRAVSLAKEHGLIISYDPNLRLGLWPSEEEARETIKSMLDQADVVKLSEEELTFLTGEEDVEAGIEALAEYRIPMVIVTLGADGSWIFMQDQEPVRADAMKVNAVDTTGAGDAFVSGILYQLSEQGKPVTAYSREEALKMAAFASVSGGLAASTKGAMAALPTLDQVNETIRTNQS; from the coding sequence ATGACAAAAGGCATCATCAGCCTTGGGGAGGCACTGATTGACTTCATCCCCCTCGATGACCATAACGAAAGCTTTAAGAAAAGTCCGGGAGGTGCCCCGGCCAATGTTGCCGTCGGCGTGAGCCGGCTAGGAGCGGTATCGACTTTTTTGGGGAAAGTGGGCGATGACGTCCTTGGACGGTTTATGAAAGAGACGCTCGACGGTTTCGGTGTGGATACGACGCATATGTCTTTGACGAAAGATACCCGTACCGGCGTGGTGTTTGTTACATTGGGTGAAGGCGGGGAACGGAGCTTTGAATTCTACATTGATCCGAGTGCCGACCGGTTTTTGACCGAGGCGGAAGCGGAACAGGTGGATTATGCGAAACACAACGTCATACACTTCGGCTCGATCAGCATGATCAGTGAGCCGGCCAAGTCTGCGACGAAGCGGGCCGTCTCGCTTGCAAAGGAGCACGGACTGATCATTTCCTACGACCCGAACCTGCGTCTTGGGCTCTGGCCTTCAGAGGAAGAAGCGCGAGAGACGATCAAAAGCATGCTCGATCAGGCGGATGTCGTCAAGCTTTCCGAAGAGGAACTGACCTTTTTGACCGGGGAGGAGGACGTCGAAGCCGGGATTGAGGCCCTCGCCGAGTACCGCATTCCGATGGTGATTGTGACCCTCGGTGCCGACGGCAGCTGGATCTTTATGCAGGATCAGGAACCGGTCCGGGCTGATGCCATGAAGGTGAATGCCGTGGATACAACCGGAGCGGGGGATGCCTTTGTATCGGGCATTCTTTATCAGCTCAGTGAGCAGGGCAAACCTGTGACGGCATACAGCCGGGAAGAGGCTCTTAAGATGGCGGCCTTTGCTTCAGTATCAGGAGGGCTTGCCGCGTCGACAAAAGGGGCTATGGCCGCACTGCCGACCCTCGACCAGGTGAACGAAACAATCAGGACGAATCAATCATAA
- a CDS encoding methyl-accepting chemotaxis protein: protein MVKSVKGKLVIFTGGLVIVTMVLTSLLIYFQLSAGIEDSADETAMATMEDAERFVEAYMGKYGVSTGIFADDDRLRTFAEGGLTPAESDSLWSSITISHLSFMEQEPGAQLVYVGTEDGGMFTSPSVDLPDGFDPRGRPWYEDAVAQPGNVIWTDPYIDIDTEELIITVARTVTDNQDNVTGVMGIDLSLEEMVAILNQAEVPFNGQLAMISPDGTVIAHTDQEQVGMDLNEDSQLAVVPQNRGQSDRIDARNETIFYTDVEAFDWQLMTTYENDELYGELQTTRTTFVVVGIVAVLIAFGASYLVAAKLTRPIAALNAHIRRMAGGDFSHDLDAKGDDELAQLGRSVNEMTGELRQLIASIQESSNNTRDMSEDLSAVAEESVATSDDMAGAVDEVAQGAAKQAGDIDQTNREMSQLVEQVNRATDRAVTMTGLSGEIRTSNEAGIRQVETLESRTKETGVVFDGVNEAISQLTSKVSDIGTVVDTISEFADQTNLLALNASIEAARAGEQGKGFAVVADEVRKLAEQSMSATGKIRATLDEVGKETKEVESAMTRANAMRDEQRQAVTDTNESFTAIVSTIESLTDTLDELTQDLEGVNVKKDQIVDLIASVAEVAEGAAATAEEVSASSAEQIKAIESVGTNAERLSDLSTELQQKTNRFKV from the coding sequence ATGGTTAAATCGGTGAAGGGGAAGCTGGTCATTTTCACAGGCGGACTGGTCATTGTCACAATGGTCCTTACGTCGCTTCTCATCTATTTTCAGCTCAGTGCGGGAATTGAGGATTCAGCGGATGAAACGGCGATGGCAACGATGGAAGATGCGGAACGGTTTGTCGAAGCGTATATGGGGAAGTACGGGGTTTCCACAGGTATATTTGCAGATGACGACCGATTACGGACATTTGCGGAAGGTGGATTGACGCCGGCGGAAAGCGACAGCCTTTGGTCGTCCATTACGATCAGTCATCTCTCCTTTATGGAACAAGAACCCGGTGCGCAGCTCGTCTATGTTGGTACGGAGGACGGCGGAATGTTCACCTCCCCATCCGTTGATTTGCCGGATGGGTTTGATCCGAGAGGACGACCTTGGTATGAAGACGCCGTTGCACAACCGGGTAATGTGATCTGGACGGATCCGTATATTGATATTGATACAGAGGAACTGATCATAACCGTGGCGAGAACGGTAACGGATAATCAGGACAACGTGACCGGTGTCATGGGCATCGATTTGAGTCTTGAAGAAATGGTCGCCATCCTCAATCAGGCCGAAGTGCCATTTAATGGGCAGCTGGCGATGATTTCACCTGACGGGACCGTCATTGCCCATACGGATCAGGAACAGGTTGGCATGGATTTGAATGAAGACAGTCAGCTGGCCGTTGTTCCTCAGAACCGGGGACAGAGCGACCGGATCGATGCCCGGAATGAGACGATTTTTTATACGGACGTCGAAGCCTTTGACTGGCAGCTCATGACGACGTATGAGAATGATGAACTGTATGGTGAACTTCAGACGACGCGGACGACCTTTGTAGTCGTCGGAATCGTGGCGGTTCTGATTGCCTTTGGTGCCTCCTATCTGGTCGCGGCCAAACTGACGAGACCGATCGCAGCCCTGAATGCGCATATTCGCCGTATGGCCGGCGGTGATTTCAGTCATGACCTTGATGCTAAAGGGGATGATGAACTTGCCCAGCTTGGCCGTTCTGTCAATGAAATGACAGGTGAGCTCCGGCAGCTTATTGCGTCGATTCAGGAGTCATCCAATAATACCCGGGATATGTCGGAGGATTTGAGTGCGGTGGCAGAAGAATCCGTCGCCACAAGCGATGACATGGCAGGTGCTGTGGATGAAGTGGCTCAGGGAGCCGCGAAGCAGGCCGGCGATATCGATCAGACGAACAGGGAGATGAGTCAGCTCGTTGAACAGGTCAACCGGGCGACTGACCGCGCGGTGACGATGACGGGACTTTCCGGGGAAATCCGGACGTCAAACGAAGCCGGGATCCGTCAGGTGGAGACCCTCGAATCGAGAACGAAGGAGACTGGAGTGGTTTTTGACGGAGTGAATGAAGCCATCAGCCAGCTGACGTCGAAGGTCAGTGATATCGGGACAGTGGTCGATACAATCTCCGAATTTGCCGATCAGACCAACCTCCTTGCCCTGAACGCATCCATCGAGGCGGCAAGGGCCGGTGAACAGGGGAAAGGCTTTGCTGTTGTGGCCGATGAAGTCCGGAAGCTTGCCGAGCAGTCCATGTCAGCGACAGGGAAAATCCGTGCGACGCTTGATGAAGTCGGAAAAGAGACGAAAGAAGTGGAGTCGGCGATGACGAGAGCCAATGCGATGCGAGATGAGCAGCGTCAGGCGGTGACGGATACGAATGAATCCTTTACAGCCATCGTCTCCACGATTGAATCCCTGACGGATACACTCGATGAACTCACCCAGGATCTTGAAGGCGTCAACGTGAAGAAAGACCAGATCGTGGATCTGATTGCGAGCGTTGCCGAAGTGGCCGAAGGCGCAGCAGCAACAGCAGAAGAAGTATCCGCCTCGTCTGCCGAACAGATCAAGGCGATTGAGTCTGTCGGGACGAATGCGGAACGGCTCAGCGATCTCAGTACCGAACTGCAGCAGAAAACAAACCGTTTTAAAGTCTGA
- a CDS encoding response regulator: MAKLLITDDAAFMRMTLKKMVTDAGYEVVAEAADGKEAVELYNEHKPDLVTMDITMPEMNGIEALEQIKQNDPGAKVVMCSAMGQQNMVVEAIQKGAVDFIVKPFDETRIREALEKALSR, translated from the coding sequence ATGGCAAAGCTATTAATTACAGACGATGCAGCATTCATGCGCATGACGCTGAAGAAAATGGTCACTGACGCAGGCTATGAAGTCGTCGCAGAGGCGGCAGACGGAAAAGAAGCGGTTGAGCTTTACAACGAGCACAAGCCGGATCTCGTGACCATGGACATCACGATGCCGGAAATGAACGGCATTGAAGCTCTTGAGCAAATTAAACAGAACGACCCTGGCGCAAAGGTGGTCATGTGCTCAGCCATGGGCCAACAGAACATGGTTGTTGAAGCAATCCAAAAAGGCGCTGTCGATTTTATCGTCAAGCCTTTTGATGAAACCCGGATCCGTGAAGCCCTGGAGAAGGCGCTCTCGAGATAA
- a CDS encoding M3 family oligoendopeptidase, with amino-acid sequence MVQTYTTTWDLSAIFEGGSSDSDAFKQHLTALEKKITEFKDQVETLEAKGERSTWQWAKAVEEMQEISRHTREAGAFISCLNAQDINDHQAKIAGGNVSKLSSDFAAAMTTVDRQLLDFNDEEWAAFVNEPAMQALVFNLNERREAAKDKLPPEQEKLIQRLSVDGYQAWGDFYSILVGRMEIELELGGETKTYSVGQASNKLSSSSRAERQYVFEQLENAWNEKAELFTNTLNHLAGYRLAVYGARGWDSVLKEPLKINRMQEKTLDVMWDTITANKDPFVTYMERKAQVLGLDRLSIYDINAPLSTDVSEVSYDDAAAMIIEQFRQFSPKMADFAKKAFQDGWIEAEDRPGKRPGGFCASFPIKEQSRIFMTYDGSASNVATLAHELGHAYHQAVMNDLPQMAQRYAMNVAETASTFAEMIVADAAVEQAETDEEKIQLLDDKLSRSVAFFMNIHSRFLFETRFYEERKRGIVSTSRLNELMEEAQKEAYCGALADYSPTFWASKLHFHITGVPFYNFPYTFGYLFSMGIYARARQEGEGFEEQYVNLLRDTGRMNVEDLAKKHLDVDLTAADFWQDAIDFLKQDVEMYLALTENKIQSV; translated from the coding sequence ATGGTACAGACATACACAACAACCTGGGATTTATCTGCAATTTTTGAAGGGGGATCGAGCGACTCGGATGCGTTCAAACAGCATCTGACGGCCCTTGAGAAGAAAATCACCGAGTTCAAAGATCAGGTGGAGACCCTTGAAGCGAAGGGTGAAAGAAGCACCTGGCAGTGGGCAAAAGCGGTGGAAGAGATGCAGGAAATCAGCCGTCATACCCGGGAGGCAGGTGCTTTTATCAGCTGCCTGAATGCGCAGGATATCAATGATCACCAGGCGAAAATCGCAGGAGGGAATGTCAGTAAACTCTCTTCGGATTTTGCAGCGGCCATGACGACTGTGGACCGACAGCTCCTCGACTTCAACGATGAAGAGTGGGCGGCGTTCGTCAATGAGCCGGCCATGCAGGCGCTGGTGTTCAACCTGAATGAGCGCAGGGAAGCCGCAAAGGACAAGCTACCTCCTGAACAGGAAAAACTGATTCAACGGCTTTCCGTTGACGGTTATCAGGCGTGGGGAGATTTCTACAGCATCCTTGTCGGCCGGATGGAGATTGAACTTGAACTCGGCGGGGAGACGAAAACGTACTCCGTCGGACAGGCTTCAAACAAACTGAGCTCTTCATCACGAGCTGAGCGGCAATACGTGTTTGAACAGCTTGAGAACGCCTGGAACGAAAAAGCGGAGCTCTTCACGAACACGCTGAATCATTTGGCCGGTTACCGCCTTGCCGTTTACGGAGCAAGAGGCTGGGACAGTGTGCTGAAAGAACCGCTCAAGATCAACCGGATGCAGGAGAAGACCCTTGATGTCATGTGGGACACGATCACAGCCAATAAGGATCCGTTCGTAACGTATATGGAGCGGAAGGCGCAGGTGCTCGGCCTCGATCGTCTCTCGATCTATGACATCAACGCCCCTCTCTCCACCGACGTCAGTGAGGTGTCGTATGACGACGCCGCGGCGATGATTATCGAACAGTTCCGCCAGTTCAGTCCGAAGATGGCCGACTTCGCCAAAAAGGCTTTTCAGGATGGCTGGATCGAGGCGGAGGACCGTCCGGGGAAACGCCCAGGCGGATTCTGCGCGAGTTTCCCGATCAAAGAGCAGTCAAGGATTTTCATGACCTATGACGGATCGGCATCGAACGTCGCGACGCTTGCTCACGAACTTGGACACGCGTACCATCAGGCCGTCATGAATGATTTGCCGCAAATGGCCCAGCGCTATGCCATGAACGTGGCGGAGACGGCTTCGACCTTTGCAGAAATGATTGTCGCGGACGCAGCGGTGGAGCAGGCGGAAACCGATGAGGAGAAGATTCAGCTCCTTGATGACAAACTGAGCCGAAGCGTAGCCTTCTTCATGAACATTCATTCCCGCTTTCTCTTTGAAACCCGTTTCTACGAAGAACGAAAACGGGGCATTGTCAGCACAAGCAGGCTGAATGAACTGATGGAAGAGGCGCAAAAGGAAGCCTATTGCGGCGCTCTTGCCGATTACTCGCCGACCTTTTGGGCATCGAAGCTTCATTTCCATATAACCGGAGTCCCGTTCTATAACTTCCCGTACACCTTCGGTTATCTCTTCAGCATGGGCATTTATGCACGGGCCCGGCAGGAAGGGGAAGGGTTTGAAGAACAGTATGTGAACCTTCTCCGGGATACCGGTCGCATGAACGTGGAAGACCTTGCGAAGAAGCATCTCGATGTGGATTTGACTGCGGCGGATTTCTGGCAGGATGCCATCGATTTTCTGAAGCAGGATGTGGAGATGTATCTGGCGCTGACGGAAAATAAAATTCAATCCGTGTAA
- a CDS encoding YojF family protein, whose protein sequence is MKPIDAKAIQATLDQWTGTPLYLHLETTNGAYASHKNAGMLSAGAFFRNAEITYERATITGDGPYRIGIETKLGWLYAEGLTDAEMTPDGALLLAGHDDEGKLAACFELSETPFPK, encoded by the coding sequence ATGAAACCAATTGATGCAAAGGCCATTCAGGCAACCCTGGACCAGTGGACCGGCACTCCGCTGTATCTGCACCTTGAAACGACGAATGGTGCTTATGCGAGTCATAAAAATGCCGGCATGCTGTCTGCCGGTGCGTTTTTCAGAAATGCGGAAATCACCTATGAACGGGCCACCATTACCGGAGACGGTCCATACCGGATCGGGATCGAAACGAAGCTCGGCTGGCTGTATGCAGAGGGCCTGACTGATGCAGAAATGACCCCGGACGGCGCGCTGCTCCTTGCCGGTCACGATGACGAAGGGAAGCTGGCTGCCTGTTTTGAGCTCAGTGAAACCCCGTTCCCCAAATAA
- a CDS encoding NAD(P)-dependent oxidoreductase: MSKPAVGFIGTGVMGKSMAGHIQNEGYPLYVYNRTKAKTDELCRQGAIWCDGPAEVAKHADIIITIVGYPKDVEEMYLHKNGLIEHASSGAVLIDMTTSRPDLAERIEKRAKEKGIRTLDAPVSGGDVGAREAKLAIMCGGDQEVFDQVMPVLSCMGAKIERLGPAGAGQHTKMANQIAIASTMLGVAESLAYAKAAGLSQEQVLNVIETGAAGSFSMSKLGRKMIAGDDDPGFYLKHFVKDMGIAIESAEQLGLNLPGLAQAKALYEKLEQDGFGDLGTQAIRRIYE; this comes from the coding sequence ATGAGTAAACCGGCAGTAGGATTTATTGGCACAGGTGTGATGGGGAAGAGTATGGCAGGTCACATTCAGAATGAGGGCTATCCGCTCTACGTATACAACCGCACAAAGGCAAAGACCGATGAACTGTGCAGGCAGGGTGCCATCTGGTGCGATGGTCCTGCGGAGGTGGCGAAACACGCAGACATCATCATCACCATCGTTGGCTATCCGAAGGATGTGGAGGAGATGTACCTTCATAAGAATGGCCTGATTGAGCATGCGTCTTCGGGAGCGGTCCTGATTGATATGACAACCTCGAGACCGGATCTGGCTGAACGGATAGAGAAGCGGGCAAAAGAGAAGGGAATCCGCACACTCGATGCCCCGGTTTCCGGAGGGGACGTCGGTGCGAGGGAAGCCAAGCTTGCGATTATGTGCGGCGGCGATCAGGAGGTCTTTGATCAAGTGATGCCTGTTTTATCATGCATGGGTGCGAAGATTGAACGGCTCGGACCGGCGGGGGCCGGGCAGCACACGAAGATGGCCAATCAGATAGCCATTGCTTCGACGATGCTCGGCGTGGCGGAATCACTGGCGTACGCGAAAGCTGCCGGACTGTCGCAGGAACAGGTGCTCAATGTGATAGAGACCGGCGCTGCAGGCAGCTTCTCCATGTCGAAGCTTGGACGGAAGATGATTGCAGGCGACGATGATCCGGGCTTCTACCTGAAGCACTTTGTCAAAGACATGGGGATTGCGATTGAATCTGCTGAACAGCTCGGTTTGAATCTTCCTGGTCTGGCTCAGGCGAAGGCTCTCTATGAAAAACTTGAGCAAGACGGGTTTGGCGATCTTGGCACACAGGCAATCCGACGCATCTATGAATGA
- a CDS encoding NAD-dependent epimerase/dehydratase family protein: MKRAVIAGASGMVGTRLVKALIEKQTYDEIHLISRRRTLFHRNPLITEHIVHFDELDRASYVFEEGDHVFVLLGTTMKQAGSKANFVRVDYTYPLKLAELAKAGKAAQFLTVTAMGANRDSTFFYNRVKGRFEDELIKMKLPALHIFRPSLLIGERNDVRPGEKAAEVVARPLMKWMTGRLEKYRPVEGEQLADAMLTVAGLERTGFYLYESDDIQAISQYGRK, translated from the coding sequence ATGAAACGAGCAGTCATTGCAGGGGCATCAGGCATGGTCGGAACCCGGCTTGTCAAAGCCCTTATAGAAAAGCAGACCTATGACGAGATCCATCTGATCTCAAGAAGAAGGACGCTGTTTCACCGGAATCCGTTAATCACAGAACATATTGTGCATTTCGATGAGCTCGACCGGGCTTCCTATGTGTTTGAGGAAGGGGATCATGTCTTTGTCCTTTTGGGGACGACGATGAAACAGGCGGGCTCGAAGGCCAATTTTGTCCGGGTCGACTATACGTATCCCCTGAAGCTCGCAGAGCTTGCGAAAGCGGGGAAGGCGGCCCAATTCCTGACCGTAACAGCTATGGGAGCGAACCGGGACTCAACGTTCTTTTACAACCGTGTAAAAGGGCGGTTTGAAGATGAACTGATCAAGATGAAGCTGCCGGCCCTGCACATCTTCAGGCCGTCTCTTCTGATCGGAGAACGAAATGATGTCCGTCCGGGAGAGAAAGCGGCGGAAGTCGTCGCGAGGCCGCTCATGAAATGGATGACAGGCCGGCTTGAGAAGTACCGCCCCGTGGAAGGGGAACAGCTTGCGGATGCCATGCTTACCGTGGCAGGACTTGAGCGAACGGGCTTTTACCTTTATGAATCCGATGATATTCAGGCCATCAGTCAGTATGGCAGAAAATAA